CGGACGTCCGCGCGATTCTGGCCAACAGCGCCGCGCTCGGATTCGACACCGTGCTTTTTCAGGTCCGTGGGCAGGCGGACGCCTACTATCGTTCGTCGCTGGAGCCGTGGGCGGAGCGTCTCGGGGGGCGGGATCCGGGCTTCGATCCCCTGGAGGTCGCCTGCCGCGAGGCGCGCCGCCTGGGGATCGCGCTTCACGCGTGGATGAACGTGATGCCCGTCTGGCGCGGGCGGGTGCCCCCGGTCGACCGGTCGCATCTGCTTTATCGCCGGCCCGAGTGGATCGTCGTGGGGCGGGACGGGCGCCGGCAATCCCTGAACGACCACTACGTGTGTCTGAATCCCTGTCTGCCGGAGGTCCGGCGCCACCTGGCGGCCGTGGCGCGGGAGATCGTGGAGCGCTATCCGGTGGACGGCCTTCATCTGGACTACATCCGTTTCATCGAGGGAGACTGGTCGTACGACGCGCGGACGATCGCGCTTTTCGGAGGCCGGCCCTCGGCGCGTCCGGCCGCCTGGGAGGATTTCCGCCGGAAGGCGGTGACGGAAACGGTGCGGGAGATCGGGGAGGCCGTGCGGGCGGTCCGGCCGGAGGCGGTGGTGTCGGCCGCGGTGTTCCCGACGGCCCAGGCGCGCCGCCGGGTGTTTCAGGACGCCGAGGGCTGGGTCCGCGACGGGCGGGTGGACTGCGTTTTTCCGATGATCTACGAGGACGACGACGCGGCGTTCCGTGAAGCGGTCGCCGAGGGGGAGGTTCTGTTCCGGCGCGGCGGGCGGACGGTGTCGATTCCCGGGATCGGCGCGTACCGGCACCCGACGGCGGAGCAGACGTTGCGCCAGATGCGGATGTGCCGGCAGGGTTTCGCGGTTTTCAGCTACTCGAGCTTCTACGTCTCGCCGGACGAGACGCGGCGCGAGAACGAACGGCTGTGCCGGGAGCGGCGGGAAGCGGTGCGGAGGTTCCTGGCGCCGGCGCGGTAGAGCAAAAAGCCCCGGGGGCGGGAGTTCTCGGGATCGGCGGATCCTTGAGCACTGCCGCTCGGCTGGACCCGAGAGGGGCGGGGAAAAGAGCTTCACGGCCCGCGGGGCGCGGGATTACGGGGCCGAGACGTAATCTTCCCAGAGCGTCCGGAGATCCTTCCGGGTCCATTCCTTGAACAGGTCATCCGAGTAGGATCCGCCGCGCATCGCGGCGTTGAGTTTCCGGATGAGGTCCTTGTCGTGCGTCTCGGCAAGCCACGCCAGGAAGGAGGCGGCGGTCCGGTAGCCGTCCCTGTAGCTTCCCCGGCGCTGCTCCGGCGGGAAGACCGTCTTCTTCTCATAATGGAAGTAGCGAATGTAGTCGGCGATGCCCTCGGTCACCCATCCCGGTCCGCCGCCGCGGTAGCTCTGGACGACGTGGACGAGTTCGTGGACGATCATGCCGGTGTCCCCGGGATGCCTTTTCACCCAGTCGGCGGCCACGCGGATGGTGGTTCCCGAAGTGGCGGCGATGCCCTTTCGGTGTTTCTCGAAGACGATCGTGACCGCCTGAGGCGGCGTGAAGCCGGGCGTCGCCAGGTACTCCGAAATCTTCGGGTACCATTCTTCGCAGAGCGCCTTCGCCTTCTCGCCCCATTCGTGAAGGTCGGGCACCTCCGAGGTGTCGACGGTGATCCGGACTTGGGCGCTCAGGAGAACGACCGTGGCGAGCATCGTGTTCATCAGAGGCCCCCTCAAGGGATTGGGAAGGCCGACCGGGTCCGATCCGCTTCGGGCGCTGGGAGCCGCCGCATCGCCTCCTCCGCGGCCGCCTCCTCGCCGCGCGCCGGGAGATGGAAAGCCGCCGGAGGGAGCGCGCCGGAATCGCCTGGTTCGGCAAGCGCGACCGCGGGATGCCGCCGGCCGGCAAGTTTGAGGTTCGACCCCGCGACATCGAGGGGACTTCCGTCCGTCTCGGGCGTCATGGCGTCCGCGTCTCGGACCCGCCCGGCGAGGAGCGAGTCCCGGACGGCGGGCGTTTGCGGATCGGCCGCGCGCGCCTTCGTCGGCGACGGCGGGGAGGGCGGCGCCGGATTCTTCTCGGCGGCGGGCTTCCCCTTCTTTTTCAGCGCGGGCCGGAAGATGCCGGGCTTCTGCATCATGACGATGCAGGCGAAGACGGCGGTGGAGGCGACATCGTCCTCTTGATGAAGGGGGACGATGCCTTCCGGGGTCTGAGTGGCGATCAGCCGGTCGAGGTACTCCTCGATGAACTTCGCGTAGAAGTCGGGGCCCAGGCGGTGCATCGCGGCGGCGACGCTGAAGTAGTGAAGGGGCGCGAAGCCGTGGACCCCCTCCTCGATTTTCTTATAGCGCTGCTCGAGACCTTTGGAGTACTTGGCGAAGAAGGGATGCGTCGTCTGTCCCGTCGCCAGGAGCGACGAGAGGACCCATGAGGCGCGCGCCATGGCGGCGTCTCCGACGCCGTTGTCCGTTCCGTAACGCACGCCCATGCCGTCGGAGATCGACTCCAGATTCTTCCGGGCCCGCTCCATCATCGGGCCGACCGTCACCCCCAGCGCGGTCAGCTCGAGGAAGGCGCCGTACATCATGGCGGTGATCATGCCGAGGTCGCGGCCGCCGCCTTTCTGGTTGTAGCCGCTTTCCTTCCAGAAGAGCCGATGGTGGCACCATCCGCCGGTCTCCTCCTGCTGGCGCTCGGCCATCTTGAGGCCGTGGGCGAGCGCCTTCTCGATTTCGGGGGTCAATCCGGTGCGGAGCGCGACCTCCGCCAGGAAGATCATCGACATGGAGAGGTACCAGTTGCGGTTGAATCCCTCGTCCTTGATCGCCTGGCAGGCGTACTGGATGCACTCCTCGAGCTCCTTGGGGCTTTGCCCGTCCATCAGGAAGGCGAAGCCGCCCATCATGTAGCCGCCCATCTTGGAGCCGATGACCCGTCGGGCCGTGTCGCTCCGAAGATTCGCCTTCAGGTAGGACATCGCCTTCGCCCATGCCGGCGCGCAGATCTTGCACTTTCGGTA
The window above is part of the Planctomycetota bacterium genome. Proteins encoded here:
- a CDS encoding basic secretory protein-like protein gives rise to the protein MNTMLATVVLLSAQVRITVDTSEVPDLHEWGEKAKALCEEWYPKISEYLATPGFTPPQAVTIVFEKHRKGIAATSGTTIRVAADWVKRHPGDTGMIVHELVHVVQSYRGGGPGWVTEGIADYIRYFHYEKKTVFPPEQRRGSYRDGYRTAASFLAWLAETHDKDLIRKLNAAMRGGSYSDDLFKEWTRKDLRTLWEDYVSAP
- a CDS encoding family 10 glycosylhydrolase: MNLLALASLLAAPAQGEDGPRAVWVTRFEYSSEADVRAILANSAALGFDTVLFQVRGQADAYYRSSLEPWAERLGGRDPGFDPLEVACREARRLGIALHAWMNVMPVWRGRVPPVDRSHLLYRRPEWIVVGRDGRRQSLNDHYVCLNPCLPEVRRHLAAVAREIVERYPVDGLHLDYIRFIEGDWSYDARTIALFGGRPSARPAAWEDFRRKAVTETVREIGEAVRAVRPEAVVSAAVFPTAQARRRVFQDAEGWVRDGRVDCVFPMIYEDDDAAFREAVAEGEVLFRRGGRTVSIPGIGAYRHPTAEQTLRQMRMCRQGFAVFSYSSFYVSPDETRRENERLCRERREAVRRFLAPAR